The genomic window AAACCTGAATTGAGCTAAAACACAATGCAGTATTATTTCACAGCATTTATCGTTATTTTCTTTATCGCCTGTTACGGTTACAGCTATTTTATTGTTAAACTGGCTAAACAAAAAGGAGAAGAATTTTTGTTTTTTGGAATGTTATTAGGGTTATTTGGATTTATGGCCTTCTGTGCCGCCTGTATTCCCTTTTTACATTGGCTACTCGATTAACAACTTTATCGAATTTTATTGAAATCCTATGCCGTTTTTAAGGTTAAAAAATTACCAATTTTATTATACCCTAAACGGCAATATAAATCAACCTTTAATTTTATTTTTACATGGATTTCTGGGAAATAGCCAAGATTTTAATACCCGAATTTCCCCCCTTTTCCCCCAGTTTTGCTGTTTAACTATTGACCTCCCTGGACATGGACAAACCCAAGTATTAGGAGAAGATAGTTATTATACAATGTCAGAAACAGCAACCGCGTTAATAGAAGTCTTAGACTCTCTGAAGATTTCCCCATGTTATTTAATGGGATATTCAATGGGGGGAAGATTAGGACTATATTTAACCCTACATTTTCCCCAATATTTTAAAAAAGTAATATTAGAATCCACCTCCCCAGGACTCAAAACCGAGTCAGAGCGGTTACAACGGTTGATTTCAGATACTCAAAAAGCCGAACAACTAAAAACCCTAGATTTCCCTACTTTTTTAGAACAGTGGTATCATCAACCCCTGTTTCAAACCTTAAAAAATCATCCTGAATTTCAACAAATTTTTGCTCATCGGTTAAAGAATAATCCCCTGGAATTATCAAAATCCCTCCGTTATTTAGGAACCGGAAATCAACCCTCCCTCTGGGAAAAGTTATCACCAAATCAAATTCCTTTATTGCTGTTAGTCGGGGAATTTGATCATAAATTTAAACAGATTAATCAAGAAATCAAGACATTATGTTCCGTTTCCCAGTTGCAAATTATCCCCCATTGTGGTCATAATATTTTAATCGAAAATCCTCAAGCGTGGATCAATGTAATTATTAAATTTTTATCTCAATGAACTATCAATTTCAATTTGAACCCTATCAACGTGCGTTTAAAACTCCGCTTAAAACGGCTCACGGAATTTGGAAAACACGAACCGGAATTATTTTAAATTTAACCGATGAAAAGGGTTATATTGGCTGGGGAGAAATTGCTCCTTTAAGTTGGTTTGGGTCAGAAACCTTAGAAGATGCGATCGCATTTTGTCAACAACTTCCGAGTTTTATTTCAATAGAAACTATTTTCACTATTCCCGATAATTTACCCGCTTGTCAATTTGGGTTTGAATCTGCATTTAATCAGTTAAACCCTAACCCCTCAGTTGATTTATCTCAACTTCACTATAGCGGGTTATTACCCACTGGAAAAACGGTATTAACGGCTTGGAAAACTTTATTTCAGCAAGGATATCACACTTTAAAATGGAAAATTGGCGTTGATGATATTACAGAAGAAATCAATATTTTTCAACAGTTAATTAACCAAGAAACTCGGTTTCTTCAAGAAACTGGGTTTTTGTCTCCTTCTCAAAAAATCTATTTCAGGTTAGATGCGAATGGCGGGTTAACTTTTGAACAAGCGCAACGCTGGTTAGAAATCTGTGATTTAATTAATATTAATCAAGAGTTAATTGAAATTGAATTTTTAGAACAACCTCTATCTATCTCTAAATTTGATTTAATGTTAGAATTATGCGATCGCTATTCTACTCCTCTCGCCTTAGATGAATCCGTTGCTAATTTACAACAATTAAACTCTTGTTATCAGCAAGGATGGTCAGATATTTTTGTAATTAAACCTGCTATTTTTGGTTCTCCTAAAAAACTTAAGAATTTTTGTCAAAATAATCAAATTGATTCTGTTTTTTCCTCTGTTTTTGAAACTGATATCGGTCAACAATCTGCTTTAAAACTTGCTTCTGAACTGTTATTATATGATCGTGCGGTTGGCTTTGGAATTAATCATTGGTTTATAGAATATTAAGGAACCACAAAGACACGAAGACACGAAGGAAGGGAGAAAAATCTAAAGATTTATAGGAGAGAAACGAATTCTATTATTATTGATAAATTTGTAGTTGTTGTCTTAATTCATCCAGACAAGAATCAGAGGTTTCTAATTGTTCGAGTGACGTTTCTAATGGTTCGGGTTCGTCAGGACAAAATTGTAATTCCATCTCAATTTCAGATTTTGGGTAAGATGGAGATTTTGGATCATAAGTAAAGTTTTTATAGTCTTCAGGAAAAAGATTAACTGTGCTTTTTATAATTAATTTACCACTAATCCAACCTTTACCAGAACTTAAACTCAATAATTTACATTCAACAGACTCACTAACATTACTCCAAGAACTTTGTGTTAATTGTAGCTTTACTTTATTATCAATTATATAATTATAATTATTAAGAGTATTAAATAAGATCTTAAACCTTGGGTCTGATGAAAAACTCCGGTCATTATAAATTTTGTCTTTCAAAGAATCCATCACAAATTCTTTAAACCTAGCAACAGTAAAAGTATCTTTATCAATCAATAAAAGATCGTCATCACAAGTTAAAGGATAAAAATTATCAGTCATGGGACTTAATCTCAAAAGCAAATGTGTTCTAAGATTATACTAAATTATAGATAGCAAATTTCAATCTGTTGTAGAAATTGCTTGAAATTCAATTCATCGTAGGGGCGAGGCGCGCCTCGCCCCTACACAGTCATGTAGATATTTTTTCAGGTTATCTTTTTAGGTTAAAATATAGCAATCCTCAATCGGATGTAAAAACAACCGCCACAATTGTACAATCAAAAACTGCTAATCAATTTGAGAAGAAAAAACCGTGAAAATTCTAATTGTTGGAAATGGGGGACGGGAACACGCCATCGCTTGGACATTGCTCCAGTCACCCAAGGTTGAAAAAGTATTTTGTACCCCTGGGAATGGAGGGACGGCTACCCTCAAAGGCTGTGAAAATTATCCGATTTCCGTTGAAGATTTTGAAGGGATTAAAAATTTAGTGGAAACTCAGGGAATATCCTTAGTTGTCGTGGGGCCAGAATTACCCCTCGCTTTGGGAATTACCGACTATTTACAACAACACAATATTAAAGTATTCGGCCCTAACCAAGCCGGAGCGCAACTCGAAGCCAGTAAAGCTTGGTCAAAAGCTTTCATGGAAGACGCCGGAATTCCGACTGCTAAAGCGGCTGTCTTTACCGATGCTGACACTGCTAAAGCCTATATTCAAACCGTCCCTATTGTGGTTAAAGCCGATGGGTTAGCCGCCGGAAAGGGTGTCACCGTTGCGACGACCGTTGAAATGGCCTATGAAGCCATTGATACGATTTTCGCCGGAGAATTTGGCCAGGATAACCTGCGGGTTGTGGTGGAGGACTTTTTAAGCGGACAGGAAGCATCTGTACTCGCCCTCACAGACGGCCTAACCATTCGCCCCTTAGTTCCCGCCCAAGACCATAAACAAGCCGGAGAAGGGGATACTGGCCCCAATACGGGGGGCATGGGTGCTTATGCTCCCACTCCCATTGTTCCTCCTGAACTCCTGTCCCGTGTGCAACAGCAGGTCTTAGAACCTACTTTAGCCACCCTGCGTCAACGGGGAATTAACTATTGCGGGGTGGTGTATGCGGGGTTAATGATTTCCCCAGAAGGTGAAATTCAGGTTTTGGAATTTAACTGTCGGTTTGGCGACCCGGAAACCCAAGCGGTGCTGGCGTTATTAGAAACTCCCTTAGAGGAAGTTCTACTCGCCTGTTGTGAACAACGTTTAGAACAAATTTCTCTGACCTGGAAATCTGGGGTTTCCGTTTGTGTGGTTTTAGCTTCTGGGGGTTATCCAGGTTCTTATCAAAAAGGCAAGGTCATCACCGGAATACAAGAGGCTGAAGCATCTGGGGCCATTGTCTTCCATGCGGGAACCAAACTCCAAGACGGCCAAATTCTCACCGATGGCGGACGAGTTTTAGGGGTTACGGCTATTGGGTCTAGCTTCAAAGATGCCATCACCCAAACCTACAAAGCCGTTGACTGTATTAACTTTGAAGGACTCTATTACCGTCGGGATATTGGGTTTAGGGTTGACCATTAACAGTTATCAGTTGTAGGGGCGGGGTTACCCCGCCCGTACTCAGTTATCAGTTAAGAAGTAGACAGTTGATTCACTTACAAAGCTAGAGTCTGTAGCGACCGGATTTAACTGGCTTTCAGGAGATAGCCAGACATTAGGCGGATTTATACGTCGCCCCGACCCACTGATAACTGATGACTGATGACTGATGACTGATTACCGATAACGCCTGTTAAGATATATAGTTAACAAAACTTAATTTTATAGTGGGGCAAGATTCTGCCTGTTAACAGGCGAATATGTCAAATCGACAAATCAGGAACCATTACTGTATCGTCGATGAACCCAGATTTGCCCCTTAACCCTCAACCCCGAAATCGTCCTGAAATGCTGAGAGTCCTCAAAAAAATCGGTGACATTATTGGTAGATGGTGGTCAGAGTTTACCCTGCAAACTCGGTTAATGGCGGGAGCAACTCTGGTGGTTTCCTTATTGATGAGTAGTTTAACTTTTTGGGCGGTTAATACCATTCAAGAAGATGCTCGTCTCAATGATACTCGTTACGGTCGAGATTTAGGGTTACTTTTAGCCGCCAATGTTGCCCCTTTAATTGCTGAAGAAAAACGGGATGAAGTCGCGCGATTTTCTCGTCAATTTTACACCAGTACCTCTAGTGTCCGTTATATGTTGTATGCGGATCAAGAGGGGGAAATTTATCTCGGTTTACCCTTTTCTGACTCGGCGGTGCAAAATTCTTTAACTTTGCGTCGGCGGATGCAATTACCGGATAATTTTTTAGCCAGTGTAGAGACGGGAAATTTTGCTGATTTACCGATGGTAAGACAGCATTTAACACCGGGCGGAGAAGTGACGGATGTTTTTGTTCCGATGATGCACAATGGCAATTATTTAGGAATTTTAGCGATTGGAATTAATCCTAATCCTACCGTTGTTGTCTCCTCAAATTTAACCCGTGATGTGACATTAGCGGTGTTTGTTTCGATTTGGGTGATGGTGATTTTAGGGGCGGTTTTTAATGCCTTAACCATTACTCAACCGATTAAAGAATTAGTCCAAGGCGTTAAAAATATTACGGCGGGAAATTTTAATCAACGGGTGGATTTACCCTTTGGAGGAGAATTAGGAGAATTAATTTATAGCTTTAATGAAATGGCGGAACGCCTAGAAAGTTTTGAAGAACAAAATTTTGAAGAACTAACAGCCGAAAAAGCAAAGTTAGAAACCTTAGTTTCAACGATTGCTGATGGGGCAGTTTTAATTGATGCCGAACTGAATTTAATGTTAGTGAATCCTACCGCCCGCCGTCTATTTGGCTGGGAAGGGACAACGGTGATTGGTAATAATGTTCTCAACTTTTTACCCCTATTGGTAGCCGAAGAATTATCACAACCTTTACAAAAAATTGCGAGTGGAACATTGGAGGGGGGCGAGTTTCGTTGTTCTTTGGGAGAACCGACAAATCGAACATTACGGATTTTAGTAACAACGGTTTTATTACATAAATCTCCGGGTTCAGAACCTTTGTGTCATAGTTGTACTCATGATACGGATAATAGTTGTGAATTATCGGAACGTCCTAACGTTCAAGAATGTACGTTATATGACTATGAACTGATGGCAACCCATACCGAAGAAGGGAATTATCGGGAAAGTTTAAAAGGGATTGCGATGACGATTCAGGATATTACGCGGGAAGTGGAGTTAAATGATGCTAAAAGTCAATTTATTAGTAACGTTTCCCATGAATTAAGAACGCCTTTATTTAATATTAAATCTTTTATTGAAACTTTGCATGATTATGGCGAAGATTTAACGGAAGAAGAACGCATGGAATTTTTAGCAACGGCGAATCATGAGACGGATCGTTTAACTCGTTTAGTTAATGATGTGTTAGATTTGTCTCGGTTAGAATCTTGCCGGATCTATCATTTTGAAGGCGTTGATATGGCGCAAGTTGTGGAACAAACCTTGAGAACCTATCAACTGAATGCTAAGGATAAAGGGATTGAACTCAGTCGAGAAATAGAACCCGATTTACCTGGGGTTTTAGGACATTATGATTTATTGTTGCAAGTGGTAACGAATTTAGTCGGAAATTCTCTAAAATTTACTCCTTCAGGAGGACGAGTCATTATTCGGGTTTATTTGTTAGAAGACAATGATCTCAAGATTAATCAAGAAGTTGAAGAAATCGAAAAAGGGGGCTGGATTATTTCGCCGCCACCGCCTCGTCCCATTGATTTACATTTAGTTAAAAATCAACCCAAAACTCGTTATATTCGCACTGAAGTTTCGGATACAGGAACGGGAATTGCGCCGGAAGATCAAGATGCTGTGTTTACTCGGTTTTTCCGGGTAGAAAATCGAGTTCATACTTTAGAAGGAACCGGATTAGGGTTGTCTATTGTTAAAAATATTATTGAAAAACATCGCAGTCAAGTCCATTTAATTAGTGAGTTGGGCGTGGGAACAACTTTCTGGTTCGATTTAGCTGTGTGTCAGGAAGAAACACAATCTCTTGCTTTCAGCAATGATATTTTTATCGGAGAACCTTCGATTTCCATTTCTAAAATATAGTAAGAAGAAAAAACTTTTTTTTCTTAAATGTTAAATTAAAATATTAGTTAAAATGCGTTTTTTGAAATCTAAATATCAGGTAATTTTCCTGATTATTTTAATGATTCTCAGTCTGAGTTTAATCACTGTACCAAAAGCTGGAGGACAAGTTCCACCCGTTAATTCTTTAAACAATTTTTTAACTCCTGATCAAGATTCCGCAATTGTTCAAGCAACCGTGAGATTAGACGGTCAGGAATTATTTCAAATTACCGCACCTCGTGTGAGTGATGATGAAAATGGAAATCCTGCTATTAATCGCCGCATCAGAAAAATAGAAAATAGACTTTTATTTATTGTTAATAGTAATTTGGATGTCAATACTTTACAAGTTTTTTATCAAATTAAAAATAATTTACCTGTAATTTATGCCTCTTGGAAAGAGCGAGAAAGACCCTATGAAATTATGAGTGTTACGTCATTAGATGCCGAAATTGATGGGGTTGAT from Planktothrix serta PCC 8927 includes these protein-coding regions:
- a CDS encoding KGK domain-containing protein; this translates as MTDNFYPLTCDDDLLLIDKDTFTVARFKEFVMDSLKDKIYNDRSFSSDPRFKILFNTLNNYNYIIDNKVKLQLTQSSWSNVSESVECKLLSLSSGKGWISGKLIIKSTVNLFPEDYKNFTYDPKSPSYPKSEIEMELQFCPDEPEPLETSLEQLETSDSCLDELRQQLQIYQ
- the menH gene encoding 2-succinyl-6-hydroxy-2,4-cyclohexadiene-1-carboxylate synthase — translated: MPFLRLKNYQFYYTLNGNINQPLILFLHGFLGNSQDFNTRISPLFPQFCCLTIDLPGHGQTQVLGEDSYYTMSETATALIEVLDSLKISPCYLMGYSMGGRLGLYLTLHFPQYFKKVILESTSPGLKTESERLQRLISDTQKAEQLKTLDFPTFLEQWYHQPLFQTLKNHPEFQQIFAHRLKNNPLELSKSLRYLGTGNQPSLWEKLSPNQIPLLLLVGEFDHKFKQINQEIKTLCSVSQLQIIPHCGHNILIENPQAWINVIIKFLSQ
- a CDS encoding o-succinylbenzoate synthase → MNYQFQFEPYQRAFKTPLKTAHGIWKTRTGIILNLTDEKGYIGWGEIAPLSWFGSETLEDAIAFCQQLPSFISIETIFTIPDNLPACQFGFESAFNQLNPNPSVDLSQLHYSGLLPTGKTVLTAWKTLFQQGYHTLKWKIGVDDITEEINIFQQLINQETRFLQETGFLSPSQKIYFRLDANGGLTFEQAQRWLEICDLININQELIEIEFLEQPLSISKFDLMLELCDRYSTPLALDESVANLQQLNSCYQQGWSDIFVIKPAIFGSPKKLKNFCQNNQIDSVFSSVFETDIGQQSALKLASELLLYDRAVGFGINHWFIEY
- a CDS encoding ATP-binding protein, with the protein product MLRVLKKIGDIIGRWWSEFTLQTRLMAGATLVVSLLMSSLTFWAVNTIQEDARLNDTRYGRDLGLLLAANVAPLIAEEKRDEVARFSRQFYTSTSSVRYMLYADQEGEIYLGLPFSDSAVQNSLTLRRRMQLPDNFLASVETGNFADLPMVRQHLTPGGEVTDVFVPMMHNGNYLGILAIGINPNPTVVVSSNLTRDVTLAVFVSIWVMVILGAVFNALTITQPIKELVQGVKNITAGNFNQRVDLPFGGELGELIYSFNEMAERLESFEEQNFEELTAEKAKLETLVSTIADGAVLIDAELNLMLVNPTARRLFGWEGTTVIGNNVLNFLPLLVAEELSQPLQKIASGTLEGGEFRCSLGEPTNRTLRILVTTVLLHKSPGSEPLCHSCTHDTDNSCELSERPNVQECTLYDYELMATHTEEGNYRESLKGIAMTIQDITREVELNDAKSQFISNVSHELRTPLFNIKSFIETLHDYGEDLTEEERMEFLATANHETDRLTRLVNDVLDLSRLESCRIYHFEGVDMAQVVEQTLRTYQLNAKDKGIELSREIEPDLPGVLGHYDLLLQVVTNLVGNSLKFTPSGGRVIIRVYLLEDNDLKINQEVEEIEKGGWIISPPPPRPIDLHLVKNQPKTRYIRTEVSDTGTGIAPEDQDAVFTRFFRVENRVHTLEGTGLGLSIVKNIIEKHRSQVHLISELGVGTTFWFDLAVCQEETQSLAFSNDIFIGEPSISISKI
- the purD gene encoding phosphoribosylamine--glycine ligase; amino-acid sequence: MKILIVGNGGREHAIAWTLLQSPKVEKVFCTPGNGGTATLKGCENYPISVEDFEGIKNLVETQGISLVVVGPELPLALGITDYLQQHNIKVFGPNQAGAQLEASKAWSKAFMEDAGIPTAKAAVFTDADTAKAYIQTVPIVVKADGLAAGKGVTVATTVEMAYEAIDTIFAGEFGQDNLRVVVEDFLSGQEASVLALTDGLTIRPLVPAQDHKQAGEGDTGPNTGGMGAYAPTPIVPPELLSRVQQQVLEPTLATLRQRGINYCGVVYAGLMISPEGEIQVLEFNCRFGDPETQAVLALLETPLEEVLLACCEQRLEQISLTWKSGVSVCVVLASGGYPGSYQKGKVITGIQEAEASGAIVFHAGTKLQDGQILTDGGRVLGVTAIGSSFKDAITQTYKAVDCINFEGLYYRRDIGFRVDH